The following proteins come from a genomic window of Miscanthus floridulus cultivar M001 chromosome 2, ASM1932011v1, whole genome shotgun sequence:
- the LOC136514670 gene encoding prohibitin-1, mitochondrial-like — protein MDSLKGAKLPSAPKGGSALVKVAVLGSAGLYAVLNSFYNVEGGHRAIVFNRLEGIKDKVYPEGTHLLIPWIERPIIYDVRARPNLVESTSGSRDLQMVRIGLRVLTRPMPDQLPKIYRNLGENFNERVLPSIIHETLKAVVAQYNASQLITQREAVSREIRKILTERANNFNIALDDVSITSLSFGKEFTHAIEAKQVAAQEAERAKFIVEKAEQDKRSAIIRAQGEAKSAELIGQAIANNPAFLALRQIEAAREISHTMAASSNKVFLDSRDLLLGLQQLNVGGKQKK, from the exons ATGGACAGCCTCAAGGGAGCCAAGTTGCCGAGCGCGCCGAAGGGCGGGAGCGCGCTCGTGAAGGTGGCGGTGCTCGGCAGCGCGGGGCTCTACGCTGTCCTCAACAGCTTCTACAACGTCGAGGGCGGCCACCGCGCCATCGTCTTCAACCGCCTCGAGGGGATCAAGGACAAG GTGTACCCAGAAGGAACTCACCTGCTGATCCCGTGGATCGAGAGACCGATTATCTACGACGTCCGCGCCCGACCCAACCTCGTCGAGAGCACCTCCGGAAGCCGCGACCTCCAGATG GTGAGAATTGGTCTTCGTGTTCTTACTCGACCCATGCCAGATCAGCTACCTAAAATCTACAGGAACCTGGGGGAGAACTTCAATGAGAGAGTTCTGCCTTCAATCATTCATGAAACACTCAAAGCTGTGGTTGCTCAATACAATGCCAGTCAGCTGATCACACAGAGAGAG GCTGTGAGCAGGGAGATTAGGAAGATTCTGACTGAGAGGGCCAACAACTTCAATATCGCTCTGGATGATGTATCCATCACAAGCCTCAGCTTTGGAAAAGAGTTTACTCATGCCATTGAAGCCAAACAGGTTGCTGCGCAAGAAGCTGAGCGTGCCAAGTTCATTGTTGAGAAGGCTGAGCAGGACAAGCGCAGTGCAATCATCAGGGCACAG GGTGAGGCTAAGAGTGCTGAGCTGATTGGTCAAGCCATTGCGAACAACCCCGCTTTCCTGGCTCTGAGACAGATTGAAGCTGCCAGGGAGATCTCCCACACCATGGCGGCCTCAAGCAACAAGGTGTTCCTTGATTCCAGGGACCTTTTGCTTGGGCTCCAGCAACTGAACGTGGGGGGCAAACAAAAGAAGTGA
- the LOC136514654 gene encoding shaggy-related protein kinase kappa-like: protein MAYSGQRYGGVGSSSRPGNGFKGATNSVEFLGREMLGMQLRDAKPDTDDEREMGSSSDATDSSSNEAGHVIATTIRGRNGLPKQSVTYIAEHVVGTGSFGVVYQAKCRETGEIVAIKKVLQDKRYKNRELQIMHMLDHPNIIGLKHYFFSTTERDELYLNLVLEFVPETVNRIARQYNRMNQRMPLIFVKLYTYQICRALAYIHNCIGICHRDIKPQNVLVNPHTHQLKICDFGSAKVLVRGEPNISYICSRYYRAPELIFGATEYTTAIDLWSAGCVMAELLLGQPLFPGESGVDQLVEIIKVLGTPTREEIKCMNPNYTEFKFPQIKAHPWHKVFQRRLPPEAVDLVSRFLQYSPNLRCTALEACMHPFFDELRDPNTRLPNGRPLPSLFNFRSQELKGVPPEVVERLVPEHSRRQSLFMALRT, encoded by the exons ATGGCCTATTCTGGACAAAGGTATGGTGGTGTTGGGAGCTCCTCAAGGCCAGGGAATGGTTTCAAGGGGGCAACCAACTCGGTGGAGTTTCTGGGTAGGGAGATGCTGGGAATGCAACTGAGGGATGCCAAGCCCGATACAGATGATGAAAGG gaGATGGGGTCAAGTTCAGATGCGACTGATAGTTCTAGTAATGAAGCTGGTCATGTAATAGCAACTACAATTCGTGGGCGCAACGGCCTGCCTAAACAG TCTGTCACATACATCGCtgaacatgtggttggaactgGTTCTTTTGGGGTTGTATATCAG GCAAAATGCCGAGAAACAGGAGAAATTGTTGCCATAAAAAAGGTTCTTCAAGATAAGCGTTATAAGAACAGAGagctgcaaatcatgcatatgctTGACCATCCTAACATCATCGGTCTTAAGCATTACTTCTTTTCAACAACTGAAAGGGACGAGCTTTATCTCAATCTTGTTCTTGAGTTTGTTCCAGAGACAGTAAACAGGATTGCAAGGCAGTACAACCGAATGAATCAGCGGATGCCCCTCATTTTTGTCAAACTGTACACGTATCAG ATATGCCGAGCGCTTGCTTATATACATAACTGCATTGGCATCTGCCACCGCGATATCAAACCGCAGAATGTTCTT GTTAACCCACATACACACCAACTCAAAATTTGCGATTTCGGAAGTGCTAAAGTATTG GTCAGAGGAGAGCCAAACATCTCTTACATATGCTCAAGGTATTACCGAGCACCGGAGCTGATATTTGGTGCAACGGAATATACTACTGCTATTGATTTGTGGTCAGCAGGCTGTGTCATGGCAGAGCTGCTTCTAGGACAG CCTCTGTTTCCTGGAGAAAGTGGAGTCGACCAACTAGTTGAGATCATCAAG GTTTTGGGTACTCCAACAAGGgaagagatcaagtgcatgaacCCAAATTACACGGAGTTCAAGTTCCCTCAAATTAAAGCTCATCCGTGGCACAAG GTTTTTCAAAGAAGGCTTCCACCTGAAGCAGTGGATCTTGTTAGCAGGTTTCTACAGTACTCACCAAATCTACGGTGCACTGCT TTGGAAGCCTGTATGCACCCTTTCTTTGATGAGCTGAGAGACCCAAACACTCGTCTACCGAATGGTCGGCCTCTGCCTTCTCTCTTCAACTTCAGATCTCAAG AGCTGAAAGGTGTTCCCCCAGAAGTCGTTGAACGCCTTGTCCCAGAGCACTCAAGAAGGCAGAGTTTGTTCATGGCGCTACGGACCTAG